The DNA sequence CGTTCGTCTTGAACAAGCCGTAATTGGCGCTTAGATTCCGTTTGCCAGTGGCGCTGGAAACCTTAATCCGCCCCTGGTCATTCGTGACTAAGAAATGGATCCCTCAGGAGTAGATTCTCAATTCACCCTGCGTAgtcgaaaattcaatgatcaaatgaaccgaaaaacaCCTTTCAACGTTTTTATACGAGGTGAatataaatatagaaaatcgGTTGGTAAGATAATCctcaattttgttgaaaatccTAAAACAACATCCCCAAAAGTCGTGTCTTTGGTATCCtagaaaatctttgaaaatcctttgaaaatcCATTCGCACTCAAAATACACACATATCTGCCGCTGTTTGTACGTAAAATATTGTGAGTGAGATGTAATTACGGTGCCAAACGagttttacatgcttttgttttgcCTAGGGTCGAGGCTTGGTACAGATACTAgggagaagaagaaaattggtttaggtttcaCAAAGGTGTAAtttcacggcagagtaaagtaagcCAGGCAGGAGCATTCAGGTCTCTCGTCAAATCGACTGCTCTtacctggtttactttactccgTCGTGGTAAAATCCATCGGGATAAAAATGCAAAGTCGTCTTCGACTCGggtcaacaaatttcacataaaactctacttttcaaacGGTACGCGTATTAACACATTAttgttaaatctgttacttcttttgttgaaattatcATTTTAGTGTTTGATGGAAACTCTTTTTcagttttgctatataaaacaACCTTActaattttctaaaaagtagacaTCCAGTGATCGTAGGCCAATGTCAAGACCTAAAAGCTCAGACACCTTATCACGAGATTGCTGCACTTATTGGAGttgtttaccaaaattttaaatgatccAACTTTTCATTGTTCTCGAAGTGAAAGTACATTCTGAACAATGCTTTTGTATTATTCAAGTACATCAGTAAGTAAGCACAGTCATTATCGTTAAAGGTACTTAGAATCTAGAATTTGACTTCCTGTTTTTCGATGGCATTGAAATTCACTGTTGCAATGCATAATAAATTGATCACATGCATCGCGGTGtgtctcgtaaaatgttttcagttcagatgaaaaacaataataaaaataacaaaactgGTTAAACGTTCTCATAATATTCCAAAATCAAGTTGAATAACAAAACACGTCGCTGGCGGTGtaataaagaacaaaaaaaaacgattcagAAATAGCATATTTCAATCACAAGACTCGGTCTCATTAAAAATGGTGTGGATGTGAAGAAatgataaatcaaaaataacaaacaaaatttgcatGTGTGAATGATGAtaagtaaaatgaatgattacagtggaggtgtaaCACAGTGTctgtgtaaatattttcgtttgtttttgtgtGCATACAATACACTACACTGACTACACACCTGAATTAACGATGTACTTCTGTCCGGAGTGATGTCAATTACTGAAGATTGATGTGAGATAATATTGTTGCGTTACTCGAACCAACTTTTCCattcattcacaaaataattttgttttctctgTTGGCTGAAACTATTTTCACTAAGAAGTCCATGAAGACCTTCCATATACTTCCATAGTTTAGAGAATGTGAGTTTTACTTCCACGATCCTGTTAGCAGTGGCATAGACTGGATTCTCCAAATGATATCTACTCCGGTGGCAACGATATTAAATTCTCCTGGTTTAAATACGTCCTCTCAAACCGGGATATTTAttgataatgaaaatattttacaatgaaTCTAGTCGCCTACAATTGATTCCAATAGATCCTACTCTCTCTACTCTCCCTATGgattaattattaattaataattaagaTGACTCCCAAGGGTAAAttggaatttcttaaaatactGCTCTTGAAAGACAGCTTTCTGCagcaaaattgaataaaaaatgtcaGGTCCCTACTGGAGATATCTGACGGCCGATCTCTAAGTCGacagacaaaatatttttgaggaaCCGatgtatgtaaaaaaaacaaacggcCTTTCGGGCTTGCCATGGCCAGTCTGGGCCTGGCGTCTCATGGACTCGAGTTTAAtactttttttagaaaaactgACTTCAATCAgaagaaaaatggaaacatCTGTTCTGCTCGGCAACAACCTGTTATACTATTGTGTCTAGTAAAGCTATCGTTGCAAAACAATATCATCGTTTTCTTAATGCAAGACGACTGGAATAATATCCGGAAACGCACAGCTTAAACGACAATTGCTTCCGCCACTCTAAGCTACAGCTTACCAATAACGACAAGCCATTCCGTTTATCCCTTCCACTGCAGTGATTTTAATTGCTTCCTTTTTTCCGGATTTGCAGATTCGACATAGACGGAAACACGTTCTCGCCACCAGCGCATGAAGATCAATTTTTCTACATTCGATATCCGAATGCTGACAACAAAACAGACAATCAATCCGGTGTAAAATCACTTACCGAAGCGCTAAAAGATTTAAATACTACCAGTGCTTCAGCATCAACATCATCGTCGATTGGTCAAACCAATTTGCCGAAACAACACACAGATTCGTGCAAGAAATACTTGAGCAGCGTTGAAAAGGGTGAGTTTTTGGTgatctaaataatttttttataatttcgtcGATAAGCTTCAGTTGAGCATTCCGAACGACTATGGCCTCGAATGCAAAAAAGTAATCGTTTTATAAGTTTGCaaagtcaatttttatttgaacataaaaaagaaagaaaaaaaaatcttcacaGAGAGCTTATCAATTTGTTGCTTGTCCGTTCAGTCAAAAGGTCAACCAAATCACATTAAAATGGTGATAACAGAAAATGTGACTTGAGTTCGACCTCAATGTTAGACCCCCAATAAAcaagaatataattttgtttcgattaaattttaaatagtGCCGTCTCGATGTATATGGTGAACGATTCGAATTGCGTTGTAGGAaggaataatattttcgaaattttattgaattaatttgaaattattttgatttataatTTACTTTATGTCTGTGTTTATTATTGTGTTTCACTACATTCCATTCCATTCCATTGGGAAATAACTGAAGAGAATTCGCTCTTATCAAATTTACTATAATATATTCACTTGGCAATAGGTaggtaaaaacaacaacacaatTAATCCAGCGAAacgatttgattttattgcattACGATTTTTTATAGAGTGCAGTGTGCAAGTTAATGAATGTAATGTTAATTAGCGATGGGTATTTTCCATGCAGTTTGTAAGTTGCGCAAATGCTGTTATTGGCTTTGGCTGTCGATGAGAAATATATTTCTAAACAAATTGAACGTAACCGTATTTTGAGTGCATCACAGATGTTGATGTCGGGTGCATGATGTTGTTTTTAGTCGGCTATTATTGTCCACTAATACATTTTGCTTGTGAGAAAATGGTTGAATTGACTTctaggaaaatattgaattgtcGTCAGTCAGCCAGCAACATTGAAAAGAGTTCACAAAGTGTGACTCCTGTTGTTTTGAcgcattaaattttatgtcctgcaacaaaaacaagattttgaaaatatattcaaaatatttgtcgtGTTTCATTTAACAATATCTGCCAAATTTGGGGGTAGTAAGGCTTGCATATGAATAGCTAAATGTGGAAAGCGGACATGTGTCATATTAGCGAATTttaaggaaaatgaaatttcattcgttaagTTTTGTTTCAAGGAAGTTTTTAATAGTTTTGAAGGCGAAAAGATCGTCTGGCTAATCGAACagaagaaatttcatttttcttataattcgctaatatgATATGCATTTAGATGTTCACATATAAAGATAGGCTTGTAAGTGACGGTGCATACTTTTTGGAAACGGTTTTGTCTATCCGCACACGGTTGTCACGGCAAATACTCTCATAACAACATTTTCCATGCCGTTACCACAACAACACTTTTCTTGAGACCTTTGAGAGGCGGAAAATTTCGTTGGCAAAAGattttgcgaaaaaaaaatcttctgaggatttttaatgattttcttAGTCGTTTTTGGCTGGATTTTCAGGACGTATATTCACGTTTGGCGGACTTCTTTGGATTTCCACggaattgttttatttttgtgaggTTTTTTGAGGATCTCCGTCGATTTATAGGATTTTCAGTTGACAAAGAATTGTTCACATTACATTTGCCTTCCTTACGACCCGTCGAGTCGAGAGCCGCCATTGCCCGAGTCTTCTGATATCTGAACAGTTTATAAATCTACCAGAGTCTCCATAGGCCTTgagaccaaaaaattcttcaatcaAGAGTTGCGAGTCACTAGTCCTCTATTGGAGATTGGAGCCATGAACACTTCTTCAGGCAGAAGATTGTCTGATTAGATTACTTTCCTACTATGAGTTCTTGGATCAACAGTACTTTTGGATATGAAATCGACTGTTACCGTCTTGCGAAAAGTCCCAGTTCAGATTCAGTAGCTGCACTAAATGCGTTTTACAACAATAAATCAAACAAAGTTTTCACTCAAGAACATATCGATTAGTTTGCAACAGTTGCATTTGACATTCGTTACATTCCTCATATCCATCATGTCTAACAATTAAAGGGATACAAAGTGTGTAGTGTGGCGATAACTCAATGCTATAtgtgaatttgcaataaaGAATTATATATATGCGGAGACGCAAGATCGGATTCATGCGCAGTATCggctaaaaattcaattcatacTTTCACTCCTTGAACTTGACACTTTGccaaatcaaagaaaattttccgacTAAAAATGTACACCAATAAATCGGTCGGAATGGGTTTTGCTAAGCTTTGTTTAAGTTTGAAACGGCATTTACTTTATTGTTTGGTACATTAATAACCAACCACTTTTCTATTTATATAACCGCGGTGACCAGTGTTCGCAGAACGGGTGCTAATAATAAAAGAACCGAAAGTTTTAAAGAACCATGCGGCTTCtgtgattttgtttgaaagtttGATGTCTTGGAAAAAATGACGGTACTTCTGACCATGGACGTTAAGGTAATATAGccctttcatataaaatgaaaaaccgaGTGATCCTTTCGCAGATATTGGGTTGTTATGTAACCGTTTAGAACAATTTTCCCAAATAGTAATGACCTTTTCGTGATACCTACAAGACAAAAACAAATCCGCCCAgatatttcattcattctttTACAACACAGAACTCTTGGTCTACTTACTCTTCGTATACCATTTCcttcaaaatatttgctcCGATTGTCTGgctttttatttacgtgtcgACAAATTAACATTCTTGACAATAACCGACTGATACTCccgagttttcatttttattttattcaagttTTACTCGCGGTAAAAATCGATATGTATCGCGTATCGGTGAGTGGGTGGTAAAacccatttttttctttaacacTGGTATTACAAACCGACAACAACAAACGTGTTTGACAATCATTAGCAAAGGAAGTGACTAACAAATCGCATGAATGAATGTATGACGGTCATACACAATGTCTTTCAActcaaagaagaaaaaatctgTGCCTCTGACTTCATtgactttgttttttttacgtaTTCGTATGGGGCCAGTTTCGTACAACATGACCTcatttttccattgaaatcTATTTAGCTAAATTTGGCATTCAGagtttcataaaatgtttatcgttaaaaatgattttcgttcATGTTCTTAACgtaatttaatgtaaaaatgcCTTGTCGTTTTTGCATAATTAAATCGAAACTCGTCATCGCTCGAACGATAACAAGTGAAATTTgatagttttttttgtcataacaAGCCACATAACCGACTATTTTAAATATCAAGAGAGGCAAAAAACAACCGTCGATTACAAAAGGTTATTCGCCGAAGTGTGTTAGACATTAATAGGTAATATAAATGACGTCCGTGGTCGGTTTTTTCGTCttgtttctttaattttgttttcttctaaTCTGATTGGTCGAAAGACTGACGCACCTTCTTCGTATACATTGTACGCGTGACTTTGTATAGGTATCAAATACGAAATTATTCTGCGAAttcgtttcaaaaattgttgtgCGTTCGAATTCTTGCTAACTACAATCGCACACAATTCAATACCACCACACTAGGTTGCATGTATACTATCTCTGTTAATCGAGCGATTAAGCTATTTTCGTGTCCAACTGAACACTtgcaattgaatttgaatgagTCTACCTATAAATTGAGTTGATTCAGCTTGAGGTGTCaattgggaaattttttttctttctagtTGTCCCCCTAAAGATGATCTAAAATTGAGTCACTTTTTGATGCTAAGACAAATAAgacaaaatgtttgctaccAACAAAAATGTAACTCCGTCCATATAGTAAATCGTTCTCTACATCTTGACTCACAGATTCCACCAAGTCtttgtttcattaaaaatttcatacattcaAAACCGTATACGCGAGATGCAATATCCTCCAATACATTTTGCTGTATtccaatcaatttttatattataaaatgaATACAGTCGTAACTCATGGCTTCAGCACAGTGTTGTATCAGCTGTTTCAACATTATATACTATCAATGTGTGTATTTTTATAGACGGAATCGacagaagaagtaaaaaaaaatcgtgagaTAAGATTTTTCGCTGTTGACCTGTTGTGCGGTTGTATGTTGCTAGCAGCAAAACGAGCACTCTAGTTCAAATTCGGCACCGTTCATAGTGAGACATTATTAATAGAGAGACGTTATACTCTCTGGTTGTACcaagcaaacaaaaattcgaattgtttttctttgagaaaatttaatttttcattaatatcAAACGGAGTTTTCGAGTGTTTCAAGtggaactataaaaaaaaataataatttcgtaaAACGTGCGATCTAGCAGTTGGTTCGCCTGTGTGGAATTATTAGGTTagttgaagaagaaaattggttaaatatttcaaaagtGATCGCATCAAGGTTACATAAAACGAAGCTCTAATGCACATTAAGCTCACTGAGCTCAATCGAgtaaattctcattttttgctattttcaaTGGTTTCTTGGCAAAAAATAGCACATATGACGCTGCATCACATGCATATGTTGTTCATACCGACTTataagtttttgttgttgtaaccAGCCAGCAGGCAGTTTTTTCGCTTTAATATTTCGCTTGAAAATGGACTCAAATTGCCATGcattgtttgaaaagtgaTGCAACTTATCTAGATGATTAATCAGACTAATTTGCTTCAGAGAAagttattttgaatgaaacgttgccaaaagttttttttttaaatcaaatcgtTACGATCGCGACAATTGTACAAatgaatttcgttttgtttttgttaaatcgaaaatattttgggtTTGAAACACACTTATCAATGGTTGGTTATCTCAACCAAAAATGAGATTATTGCGATTATGATAACGATAATATGTTACCATTGTGTTGCAGCTTGCAGAacacttaaatttaaaaaaaaaaatcgtgaaattTTTAACTGCGTGTGGTATAGGAGTTACAGTGTCGTTAGgataatattttaaaactcaCAAATCAGCCTGATTTAACCAATCttaagaatattttatttttaatttgcagAATCATCTACGGCACGTTTCGTAGAAGTTAAGAATCCATCGAAACCATTTGGCACCGACGACGGATTCAAAGGAGCTGGAGCAGCTTGTGGAAGTTCAATTGTAAAAGTGGCACGACAAATGGTATCTGGTAAATCACTGAATCGTGGTTTTACAGTTGCAAAGTAAGTATCAGAGATTACCATTTCTTATCGCAGTGATTGAATTGCAGCCACAGTTTCTCCTCAATCCAACCGTGAATTCAAGATTAAATCTACGAGCTCTGACTTCTATTTCAATGAAGTAGCTTCCACAGTCAACTAGATCTTAATCACCAATTTCTGCCTAATCCACCCACAGTCAGTACAAAGTTTCGACCAAATTCTGTTGTCTGAATTTATGGTTTCTGATCACTTTGGGATGTTGAGTAACAAAAGGATTCTCTCTTCCATAAACCAATGGAAGTTATAAGCTTTCAGGAACGAATTGGATAAAATCCGTATAGCCAGGCAAGCAAGGAATTGCATTAGCATCTGTCCGAGGTTCTCGAAGTATTATTTTTTTAGCAGAAAGAACATCCTAACGGGGATTCTGTTCACTATTATCACCTGAAACTGTCAGGTTTCAAGGATTCACTGTGAAAGATGCGGATACACAGAAACAGCAGAACACTTCCTCTGTCAGTGCCCTCCTTTCGTGATAGATCGTATAAATCCCTGGATAACTTCATGATTCAATACACTTCCACACGGAACATCATTAGAGGCCAAGGCGCTGAAACCCTGTGTATCAGCCACATTATCCCAATCCTAACAAAACGCTTCGTCTGAGGTCAACATAAAAATCGCGGCTGCTTTGAATTTCGATTGATTGTGCACTATCAAAAATTCGtcgtaaataatttcatcCAACAACTGTTCATCATGGGGAGGTATGATGATATTTTGTAGCCTTAGATAAACGGGGAGCTATTTCAATTGTCAATAGAAAAGAAGCCATCAGAGGTCAATTCAAATATCTCAAGACTTGCGGCGATATCTTTGAATTGATTATGCATTCGCTTGTATCGATAGCAAAACCGTCAACAACAAACAAGTTTTGTGTTTCTTTGTTctgaaaatcaaatattttgctgaCGATATTTGCACGCCTAGCAAGGTCAATATGTTTAACAGCAGTGTAGGTAGTCATAGTCATGagtaaataaatacaaaataaaaaaaaacatttgagacATTTTGTGTGATCACAAGTGTTACACAAACGGCACAAgcatttttttgccaatgaaATCAAATCCGTTGACAAGCCTTCCACGAAATCGTTCATGCATGTGGTGCCCCCATTCAAGGATCTTTACTCCATcactcaacgatttttttcttccactTTTTCAGTTTCAACAGTGACATCGAGGCACCCGACAACTTCAACGATACTCTAACTGAAACAGACTTAATGTCTCATCCGAGATACACCGGACGCAGAGGATCTAAATCGCTACCTGCTTCGCCATTATCATCACCCAAATCAATGAGAAAAGCCACTGCAAATCCATTTTTTACCGGCCACTTTGCAACCAACCCCGGTTCCGgtgaaaataatcaaaagGGTTGGTTCTTGTCCGGCTTGTTGGGCATTCAGCGCGAGTCGGCTATTTCCACACAATCGGTAGTGTCTAATATAAGTGAGGAGGCCGAAGAGGCACTGGAAATACCGGCTGCAACAAACAAAGCACAGAAACCGTTGCAAGCGAAACCGAGTGAATTGAGAGAAATGAACTTTTGGTCACCGACGTCGATGTAAAGAATTTTGTTCGTTTGTTACGTTCCATTGGATGATTAATtagttttgtgttttgttttaattttttttttaaattactcaCTAAAATTGAATGTGAAGCCGTTGGAATTTGTTCGAATAGGCAAACTGTTGCATTACCATCAGCCAAAATGAAGACAGGAATATTGTATGGCTGGTTGGGTGCATACAATTTACAATTCGAACAAGTTCCGCGGCACGATAATAAGTTCTTTTCAATATGACAAAATCGAGACAGAAGTTTAAGCTAAGTTTTGTGTTAGGAAACGTTTTTAAGTCTATTTGATATAAGAAAATTCTGTGAAAGTGAAACAAGAAACTTGCAACTTAAAATGAGTATTTCAGTAGGTTTTTTCTATCGCGCTGTTTTGACTAAAAGACACTTTTAGGACGAAAATTTGATTGTAATTTAGCGTTACGATTTCATTACAATAAATCTAAGGCATTTTGCAAATGCAAATTTCGTGTCTTTTCTATATGAACCAGATCCACTCGTTCAGTGAACACTGGCGAATTGGAGGAAGACGTTCTTACGTTGAAAGTGCAGTTAATTTCCTCGGCTGCTTATTAGAGAGAGAACCTGTGTTCattgtttgttttggttgttcgcacagcactgctcctagaaCGAACGAAGCAGTGCCGTGTTCTTCATGTGTTTTCGATGGTCACCGCATAGAACCaagaatcaaaaacaaaaacaacctGTGTGGATGTCATATGAGGCCACAGTTTTGAACCTACGGTTTTTCTTATTGACTGAGAAAAGGACTGGCAATGCACCTTAGAAACACTGCTTTTGTACACAAATGGTGGTATGGTGCGTTGAGTAGGTCTCTTTCTGCGAAGCACGCACCCGTGGGTGTCAAGGATGTGTGTGTTTCCACTGCAACCATGACTTCAAATGTCTACTCCAAAGGTCTCCACTACCTATCATTAGGACAGTTGCTTAAAGTACTAATAGCAAGTAGACATTGTGTAATTTCGATATTGTACTAACGATACGTAGTGGACACCACTATCGAGTGGTCATTTAAACTCACAGCACCCTAGATTCATGCTGCATCAATAACTGTCACGTTTccattatttaattttgtttgaagcGGCTGCTAACTACAGACGTCATTACGACCAACGGATGCTTGTTTCGTACTCAGTGTAATGAGGCCTATCCAATGCACTACTCCAACCCTTGTGTACATTCAAAAAGTTTGGCCTGGTGAATTGACtccaatttggattttctcGAGTGAAAAACACTCTGACACCATGACTTGTGACTTTGTATGAAGTTAAGTGGAGGTAATGAGTTTGACTGTAGGCACGGCAGAGtgaagtaaaccaggcaggagagCTTGTTTTCACTAGGGGCCTTTgtgttttgcgaataaaaattttcaatttatgtcagtgatcatttgagttcattttcatacagtgcattaggtcccttatttaacgtttcaaaaatgaaccgctcctgccaggtttattttactctgccatgCTTAAGGTGTTTTGTTTGTGTAGGGCCTTTCCGCTCGGATTTTCTACCGTGTATTTAAAACGGTTGAGATTTATATTCAGTCTACGGTCGTTAGTGCCCTCCTGGCGCTTAAAAATATGTCTTTGTATAGGTtagtgagggattcttttgaatttcgactgaccgaaatcggcgctattttttccgggacttttttatatctgcctagttaggccttggtgcctaggccccaaaaccagtctcagatatttttgatcttccatacctgtctagttgtaagtggccaaaagtcgaaaaatggggtttcgtagtccggatttcatttccgtaaggtggcgaggacactGGCGTGTGTGGggtcgttggaaagctgaggtcaagtactcctggggcaaatattaacttcataaaatttgatgataatcggccgaaaatatgactttcggaaaatttctcagaatatAGTAAACCtctgtgaactttgatgagagctgtgacctcactaatgcaattatttgattaaattattacttattatgaatgtggaggacctcagctttacaccgatatccatatttagtagtttggtaCGTGACTACGTAGCAGATAAAAACTGTGTGTTTCACTCcgccaaactactaaatatacgtatcgctgtaaagctgaggtcctccacattcataataagttacaatttaatcaaataattgcattagtgaggttaCAGCACTCagcaaagttcaccgaggttacatcgattttgagaaattttccggaagtcatattttcggccgattatcatcaaattttatgaagttaatatttgccccagaagtacttgacctcagctttccaacaaacccatacacgcccgtgtcctcaCCACCTTACGGAAAAGAAATGCagactacgaaaccccatttttcgagttttggccacttacaaccagccaagtatggaagatcaaaaatatttgagactggttttggggcctaggcaccaaggcctaactaggcatatataaaaaagtcccgaaaaaaaaatagcgccgatttcggtcagtcgaaattcaaaagaatccctcagtgTAAC is a window from the Bradysia coprophila strain Holo2 unplaced genomic scaffold, BU_Bcop_v1 contig_94, whole genome shotgun sequence genome containing:
- the LOC119085331 gene encoding uncharacterized protein LOC119085331, translating into MTDPESISSGRSLPVWMKMKPDIKFDIDGNTFSPPAHEDQFFYIRYPNADNKTDNQSGVKSLTEALKDLNTTSASASTSSSIGQTNLPKQHTDSCKKYLSSVEKESSTARFVEVKNPSKPFGTDDGFKGAGAACGSSIVKVARQMVSGKSLNRGFTVANFNSDIEAPDNFNDTLTETDLMSHPRYTGRRGSKSLPASPLSSPKSMRKATANPFFTGHFATNPGSGENNQKGWFLSGLLGIQRESAISTQSVVSNISEEAEEALEIPAATNKAQKPLQAKPSELREMNFWSPTSM